A single window of Hemibagrus wyckioides isolate EC202008001 linkage group LG28, SWU_Hwy_1.0, whole genome shotgun sequence DNA harbors:
- the alg9 gene encoding alpha-1,2-mannosyltransferase ALG9 → MATKGLRQRNRRGSKQDASTASSPAVSENRAAKDEKGVEDSKTTESRNESSSSKAGQVWAPEGSTAFKCLVSARFCAALLSNISDCDETFNYWEPTHYLLYGRGMQTWEYSPAYAIRSYAYLWLHALPACFHAKILQTNKVLVFYFLRCVLAFACCVCELYFYKAVCKKFGLHVARLMLAFLVLSAGMFCSSAAFLPSTFCMYSTVVAMTGWFQGRPSLAILGIAAGAIVGWPFSALLGFPIAFDLLLVKKKWKSFITWTLVALVLFLVPVVVVDSYYYGKLVVAPLNIVLYNVFTPHGPDLYGTEPWHYYFVNGFLNFNIVFVLALFSLPLTALMEGLLQRFNVQNLGRPYWLTLSPMYLWMLIFFTRPHKEERFLFPIYPLICLCGAVALSSLQKCYHFMFQRYRLEHYTISSNWLALASVILFGVLSLSRSVALFRGYHAPLDLYPEFHRIAKDPSIHTVPEGRPVSVCVGKEWHRFPSSFLLPNNWQLQYIQSEFRGQLPKPFAPGQDATHLIPTDMNDQNLEELSRYVDVKHCHYLVDLATDNETPREPCYAANKEEWSIVAEKPFLDASKSSRFYRAFFVPFLSEQYTSYSRYVILKPRRVKHSRRRTQP, encoded by the exons GTCCTCCAGTAGTAAGGCAGGCCAGGTTTGGGCTCCCGAGGGGTCGACAGCTTTCAAGTGCCTGGTGTCTGCCCGCTTCTGCGCCGCTTTACTCAGCAACATCTCTGACTGTGACGAGACCTTCAATTACTGGGAGCCG ACTCATTACCTGCTGTATGGGAGAGGGATGCAGACGTGGGAATATTCCCCCGCGTATGCCATTCGCTCCTATGCCTACCTGTGGCTGCACGCCCTTCCTGCCTGCTTTCACGCCAAGATACTTCAAACCAACAAG GTCCTCGTGTTTTACTTCCTCCGCTGCGTCCTAGCATTcgcctgctgtgtgtgtgaactctacTTCTACAA GGCGGTTTGTAAGAAGTTTGGCCTGCACGTCGCCCGGCTCATGCTGGCCTTCCTGGTTTTAAGCGCTGGGATGTTCTGCTCTTCTGCAG CTTTCCTGCCCAGCACCTTCTGCATGTACAGTACGGTGGTCGCGATGACTGGCTGGTTCCAAGGGCGACCGAGTCTGGCCATACTGGGCATAGCAGCTGGAGCCATTGTAGGCTGGCCCTTCAGCGCTCTGCTCGG CTTTCCCATTGCCTTCGACCTCCTCTTAGTCAAGAAGAAATGGAAAAGTTTCATCACGTGGACACTCGTGGCCCTGGTGCTCTTTCTG GTCCCAGTTGTGGTGGTGGACAGTTATTACTACGGCAAACTGGTGGTTGCACCGCTAAATATAGTACTCTACAACGTCTTCACTCCTCATGGGCCAGATCTTTATG GTACTGAGCCTTGGCACTACTATTTTGTGAACGGGTTCCTCAACTTCAACATTGTCTTTGTGCTGGCGCTGTTCTCGCTTCCTCTCACCGCTCTCATGGAGGGTCTGCTACAGCGGTTCAATg TGCAGAACCTCGGCCGTCCCTATTGGCTCACCCTGTCTCCCATGTACCTCTGGATGCTGATTTTCTTCACCCGTCCCCACAAGGAGGAGCGCTTTCTCTTTCCCATCTACCCCCTCATCTGCCTGTGTGGCGCTGTGGCTCTTTCCTCTCTCCAG AAATGCTACCACTTCATGTTCCAGCGCTATCGTTTAGAGCACTACACCATCTCCTCCAACTGGCTGGCTCTCGCCTCCGTTATTCTCTTtggtgtgctctctctctcccgatCGGTGGCTCTCTTCCGAG GGTATCACGCTCCTCTGGATCTGTATCCAGAGTTCCACCGCATCGCCAAAGACCCGTCCATCCACACGGTACCTGAGGGCCGGCcggtgagcgtgtgtgtggggaaGGAGTGGCATCGCTTCCCCAGCAGCTTCCTCCTGCCCAATAA CTGGCAGCTCCAGTACATCCAGTCAGAGTTCAGGGGTCAGCTGCCAAAGCCCTTCGCCCCAGGCCAGGATGCCACACATCTCATCCCGACGGATATGAATGACCAGAATCTGGAGGAGCTGTCTCGATAC GTGGATGTGAAGCACTGCCACTATCTGGTGGACCTGGCCACAGACAACGAAACCCCACGAGAGCCATGCTATGCTGCTAACAAGGAGGAGTGGAGTATCGTCGCAGAAAAACCCTTCCTAGATGCTTCAAA GTCATCCAGGTTCTACAGGGCGTTCTTCGTTCCCTTCCTGTCAGAGCAGTACACCAGTTATAGCAGATACGTCATCCTGAAACCACGGAGAGTGAAACACAGCAGGAGACGAACGCAGCCCTGA